A stretch of the Coleofasciculus sp. FACHB-1120 genome encodes the following:
- a CDS encoding tubulin-like doman-containing protein → MAVEEKSMVPTVLVGIGGTGHEVLSRVRRLVEETYGSLQNFPLISFLIIDTDREYKVNNPAAAGSPFKDNEKYWASVAGSEVKKIMSDMGNYPWIESWFPTELERNIGAIEVGAGQIRSYGRFAFYCNYHKLQRRFNEAADAVKGHETFMRDRYGIKVDTTSLNVFVTGSLSGGTGSGMLIDIGYCVRHWLRGQASPMVTAIVPMPTAFASINVGDRVLANGYAALMELSYFSDYRTEYIAQFSSGLVDEIRSKSAPFDFTYLVGTKNGESEFTLDQIREMISQNIFLDLTSDFAPYKRSIRDNIKGAWAQADPGGRGYPKNFMSFGLSTVEIPIAQIRTSLSDRLAADFIRWWLNESVQLPPNVLEMAQSDLKRMRLTEGELIADISAAGDRSYITEISAWVNSIRNEIATDNKLQCTQQGVNIVGAEKGKILQFLDYLQPKVEEYKANHLRKLSPDERLHGDFLQKMYDNRNRIVQQGRKALDEEFYRIIEDRTRGPKFADAFVTAVRQIFENAAEKFRRESEKVWQPKETERQRDYEKALQDITEFKSKFALTKQADMEKSGELALTGLEGSLVATIQTQARYLGLEVINRMLEHLDELNRRLARLNQKLKQTRDNFQQKADRQADSADALIVNGIKLYNREELNELYRDLIEQQAGASEGSKSRYELGIDGICSNLSVQVLAEASPLWKRNRAAGEVMRLFDVPNLADVQENDFKEIIGDRAKLVVISAPESSRLKRELAAGDRLFKVFNNDEAEIRNRIGTAYSKSKPLILLSDAVLKRQDAGFTPALNAKVALVGGRNSSDPAAIKLIPILRERVGSNEGITPLGEAERHRIVFVQEIGGFSLRCIEGMPELQQSYQDWKGQSIQAKRAQLKGESKEPPIPVHIQKEPPFWDIFPENPDIFRLVVQARALQVLRIEENRLTKEKVIRYTRQTVIGLENVDIASSWEEAVQVLQVLACRPDKEEIQRQVTAKLTQADTVQKKQALYHQLKAYLDRRAVELEKEGATDSLNYKREARVIQEMIEVYKLYAPVTQPVDSPVVTQPIGVASNHSPIPETRIHVFCTNCGNQNPANSKFCSKCGTKLVQLS, encoded by the coding sequence ATGGCAGTAGAAGAAAAAAGCATGGTTCCCACTGTATTAGTGGGTATCGGTGGCACCGGACATGAAGTATTGTCACGAGTGCGCCGCTTAGTAGAAGAAACCTATGGCAGTTTGCAAAATTTCCCCCTAATCAGCTTTTTAATTATTGATACAGATAGAGAGTACAAAGTCAATAATCCTGCCGCCGCCGGTTCTCCCTTCAAAGATAATGAAAAGTATTGGGCAAGTGTAGCTGGCAGCGAAGTTAAGAAAATCATGTCAGACATGGGAAACTATCCCTGGATAGAGAGTTGGTTTCCTACAGAATTAGAGCGGAATATTGGGGCAATTGAAGTTGGTGCCGGACAAATTCGCAGTTATGGACGATTTGCTTTTTATTGCAATTATCACAAACTTCAAAGACGGTTTAATGAAGCTGCCGATGCCGTCAAAGGACACGAAACCTTTATGCGCGATCGCTATGGCATCAAGGTAGATACGACGAGTTTAAATGTCTTTGTGACGGGTTCTCTATCCGGCGGGACTGGTAGCGGAATGCTGATTGATATCGGCTATTGCGTCCGCCATTGGTTGCGGGGGCAAGCGAGTCCGATGGTGACGGCAATTGTGCCAATGCCGACGGCTTTCGCCAGTATTAATGTAGGCGATCGCGTTCTCGCTAATGGTTACGCTGCCTTGATGGAATTGAGCTATTTTTCTGACTATAGAACTGAATATATTGCCCAATTCAGCAGTGGTTTGGTGGATGAAATTCGCAGCAAATCTGCGCCTTTTGATTTCACTTATCTGGTTGGAACAAAAAATGGAGAGAGTGAATTTACTCTCGACCAAATTCGGGAGATGATTTCCCAAAATATCTTCCTTGATTTAACCTCTGATTTTGCGCCTTATAAACGTTCGATTCGAGATAATATTAAAGGAGCTTGGGCGCAAGCAGATCCTGGTGGACGCGGATATCCTAAGAATTTTATGAGTTTTGGGTTATCTACGGTAGAAATTCCGATAGCTCAAATTCGCACTTCTTTATCAGATCGACTTGCCGCTGATTTTATTCGCTGGTGGTTAAATGAATCGGTACAGTTGCCACCGAATGTATTAGAGATGGCGCAAAGCGACCTGAAAAGGATGCGCCTCACAGAAGGGGAACTGATTGCAGATATATCGGCGGCTGGGGACAGGTCATATATAACTGAAATCTCCGCTTGGGTGAACTCTATCCGCAATGAAATTGCTACGGATAATAAGTTGCAATGTACCCAGCAAGGCGTAAATATTGTGGGTGCCGAAAAGGGTAAAATTCTCCAATTTTTAGACTATCTCCAGCCAAAAGTTGAAGAATATAAAGCTAACCATTTGCGGAAATTAAGCCCGGATGAGCGATTGCACGGTGACTTCTTGCAAAAGATGTACGATAACCGCAACCGCATCGTGCAACAAGGGCGAAAAGCGTTAGATGAAGAGTTTTATCGGATTATTGAGGATCGCACGAGAGGGCCAAAATTTGCTGATGCTTTCGTGACGGCGGTGCGTCAAATTTTTGAAAATGCCGCTGAAAAGTTTCGCCGCGAATCGGAAAAAGTTTGGCAACCCAAGGAAACAGAACGGCAAAGAGATTACGAAAAAGCGCTGCAAGATATTACTGAATTTAAGAGTAAGTTTGCCCTTACTAAGCAGGCGGATATGGAAAAATCCGGCGAGTTAGCGCTAACGGGTTTAGAAGGTAGCTTGGTGGCGACAATTCAAACTCAAGCGAGATATTTAGGTTTAGAAGTCATTAACAGAATGCTAGAGCATCTGGATGAATTAAACCGCCGTTTGGCACGATTAAATCAAAAGTTGAAGCAAACTCGCGATAATTTCCAGCAAAAAGCGGATCGACAAGCGGATAGTGCCGACGCTTTGATTGTGAATGGGATTAAGCTTTATAACCGCGAAGAACTCAATGAATTATATCGGGATTTAATTGAGCAACAAGCAGGTGCTAGCGAAGGTTCTAAGAGTCGCTACGAGTTGGGAATTGATGGGATTTGTAGCAATTTGTCAGTTCAGGTTCTCGCAGAAGCAAGTCCGCTGTGGAAGCGCAACCGTGCAGCGGGTGAGGTGATGCGACTATTTGATGTGCCGAATTTGGCGGATGTGCAGGAGAATGACTTTAAAGAAATTATTGGCGATCGCGCTAAATTAGTCGTGATCAGTGCGCCGGAAAGTAGCCGATTGAAGCGGGAATTGGCAGCTGGCGATCGCTTATTCAAAGTCTTCAACAACGACGAAGCCGAAATCCGCAACCGCATCGGTACCGCCTATAGCAAATCGAAGCCGCTGATTTTACTCTCTGACGCCGTTCTCAAGCGTCAAGATGCAGGCTTTACCCCTGCACTCAATGCCAAAGTCGCCCTGGTTGGCGGACGCAACAGCAGCGATCCAGCGGCAATTAAGCTTATCCCGATTCTGCGGGAGAGAGTTGGCAGTAATGAAGGGATTACACCGCTGGGAGAAGCTGAACGTCACCGGATTGTCTTTGTACAAGAAATTGGCGGTTTCTCCTTGCGTTGCATCGAGGGAATGCCAGAATTGCAGCAATCTTATCAAGATTGGAAAGGACAATCGATTCAGGCAAAACGGGCGCAACTTAAAGGCGAAAGCAAAGAACCGCCGATTCCCGTTCACATTCAAAAAGAACCGCCGTTTTGGGATATCTTTCCAGAAAATCCAGATATTTTCCGCCTTGTTGTGCAAGCAAGGGCGTTACAAGTGCTGCGAATAGAAGAAAATCGCCTAACCAAAGAAAAGGTAATTCGCTACACCCGACAAACCGTAATTGGTTTGGAAAATGTCGATATCGCCTCTAGTTGGGAAGAAGCGGTGCAAGTGCTGCAAGTATTGGCGTGTCGCCCGGATAAAGAAGAAATTCAGCGTCAGGTAACGGCAAAATTAACCCAAGCTGACACGGTGCAGAAAAAACAAGCGCTGTATCACCAACTTAAGGCATATCTGGATCGGCGTGCCGTCGAATTAGAAAAAGAAGGCGCAACCGATAGCTTAAATTACAAGCGCGAAGCAAGAGTGATTCAGGAGATGATTGAAGTTTATAAACTTTATGCACCAGTCACTCAACCTGTTGATTCTCCGGTTGTAACTCAGCCAATTGGAGTTGCTTCAAATCATTCTCCAATTCCAGAGACTCGCATTCACGTTTTCTGTACCAACTGTGGAAATCAGAACCCAGCGAACTCAAAGTTCTGTTCTAAGTGCGGTACTAAATTGGTGCAATTGAGCTAA
- a CDS encoding PAS domain S-box protein — translation MLKVTRSQLRRYGIAALSVTLTLLLLLLLPPTKTSISPLFFAAVTFSAWYGGLGPGVVATIVAVLANNYFFVPPIYQLVISRETDVLQVVVFSLVALLISSLNAELLAAKQRSEASLSKLQVSYRRLIDTAHEGIWLINPDLRTDYVNQRLAEMLGYSVQEMRDRSVFDFINLEDQTEAEQHIERSKQGIREQFDFRLRRKNGSDLWAILATNPMLNQQGEFIGVLTMLTDITERKQTEKALQESEKRFRRLVEANMFGVTFAHFNGRIDYANDAFLKLVGYEREDLLSGRLSWEEITPPEYLHLDMQAQEELKKSGVCTPYEKEYIRKDGSRVPILIGCALLQEPYDQQQEGMAFFVDLSDRKRAEEALQLRSLALQNQQQWLEDVLNLMPSPLLFIEPGTGRVLFANRAADELAGGEFPKNKPAEEYHTIYYCTDATGAQIPDEQMPGVRVARGERLNGFEMNWHTPGAIRPLILFGDTLPPMHGHSSVCVVMFQDISKRKQAEAALRQSQERYSTLARVSRVGLFHTDSQGKCLYTNERWCELTGISPEAALGEGWETALHPEDRQRIFAEWYQAAQENRLFQSEYRYQHSDGSVIWVLGQAAPEIGENGETIGYVGTVTDISDRKQIEIALQESEIRLRRIVDSNIIGIFFGDLSGNITEANDALLHIIGYTRQDLQAGEISWNLMTPPEYIDRTQQAVQELREQGVCVPFEKELIRKDGSRVFVLMGTALFEGSLQEQGVCYVLDLSERKRAEEERAQLIRQLEAERAQMEATIQSMPDALYIGDATRGIWKCNDLAIKMLGFKSSDGLKHNIASLAEQIQTRYLDTGERIPPEDEIFAHALRGTAKVSEVIVRQVNSGRDLVVRSAAAPIWCNGEIIGAVAVNTDITEEKRAEEERDRLFKLEQAARAEAESANRIKDEFLAVLSHEVRTPLNPILGWAKLLRSRKFDEKTTARALETIERNAELQSRLIEDLLDISRILQGKLSLNIAPVNLVATIEEAMETVRLAAEVKSIQIHSAIASNLGKVLGDANRLQQVVWNLLSNAVKFTPIGGQVEIQLSQVPSPETSEFIQNSYAQIQVTDTGKGIHPDFLPFVFDSFRQADSQTTRVSGGLGLGLAIVHHLVELHGGTVAAASLGEGRGATFTVTLPLMTDAPQISQENPSLDSPNLEEVKLLVVDDEVDTRELIVFILEECGAQVRAVASAAEALEVLAQMTPDLLLSDIGMPEMDGYMLIRQIRARSAEEGGEIPAIALTAYAGETDHQQILKAGFQKHLTKPIEPDELAIAIASLISSIPH, via the coding sequence ATGTTAAAAGTCACGCGCTCTCAACTGCGACGTTATGGTATCGCGGCTTTGTCAGTCACCTTAACGCTGCTGCTGCTTCTGCTATTGCCGCCGACTAAAACATCCATTTCGCCGCTGTTTTTTGCCGCCGTGACGTTCAGTGCCTGGTATGGCGGACTGGGGCCAGGGGTAGTGGCTACGATAGTGGCTGTTTTAGCTAACAACTATTTCTTCGTACCTCCGATCTATCAGCTAGTAATCAGCCGTGAGACGGACGTTCTCCAGGTAGTCGTATTTAGCTTAGTCGCACTGCTGATTAGTTCGTTAAACGCAGAATTACTAGCTGCGAAGCAACGAAGCGAGGCGAGCTTATCAAAACTACAAGTCAGCTACCGTCGCCTGATTGATACAGCTCACGAAGGCATCTGGTTGATTAACCCAGACTTGCGGACAGACTACGTGAATCAGCGGTTAGCTGAGATGTTGGGTTACAGCGTCCAGGAGATGCGCGATCGCTCTGTGTTTGACTTCATAAATCTAGAAGACCAAACCGAGGCAGAGCAACACATTGAGCGAAGTAAACAGGGAATTCGAGAGCAATTTGACTTTCGGCTTCGCCGTAAAAACGGTTCAGACCTTTGGGCGATCCTCGCCACAAATCCGATGCTAAATCAGCAAGGTGAGTTCATCGGGGTGCTGACAATGCTGACCGATATTACCGAGCGCAAACAAACAGAGAAAGCATTACAGGAGAGCGAGAAGCGGTTCCGACGGCTGGTTGAGGCGAATATGTTTGGTGTCACCTTCGCTCACTTTAACGGAAGAATCGACTACGCCAACGACGCTTTCCTGAAATTAGTCGGATATGAGCGGGAAGATTTGCTTTCGGGTCGGCTTTCCTGGGAAGAGATAACGCCGCCGGAATATCTGCATTTGGATATGCAAGCGCAAGAAGAACTTAAGAAAAGCGGTGTCTGTACCCCATATGAGAAAGAATATATCCGTAAAGACGGGAGCCGGGTTCCCATCCTGATCGGTTGTGCCCTATTACAGGAACCTTACGACCAGCAACAAGAAGGGATGGCATTCTTTGTTGACTTAAGCGATCGCAAGCGAGCTGAGGAAGCGCTGCAACTGCGATCGCTGGCACTCCAGAATCAGCAGCAATGGCTAGAAGACGTGCTGAACTTGATGCCATCTCCCTTACTGTTTATTGAGCCAGGAACAGGTCGAGTCTTGTTTGCCAACCGAGCCGCTGACGAGTTGGCAGGAGGCGAATTTCCTAAAAATAAGCCAGCCGAAGAGTACCACACCATTTACTATTGCACCGATGCGACAGGAGCGCAGATTCCCGACGAGCAAATGCCAGGGGTACGAGTGGCACGCGGCGAACGCCTCAACGGGTTTGAGATGAACTGGCACACGCCAGGAGCAATCCGTCCCCTGATTCTCTTTGGAGATACTCTGCCACCGATGCACGGTCATTCCTCAGTCTGTGTTGTGATGTTCCAAGACATTAGCAAACGCAAGCAAGCAGAAGCAGCTCTGCGCCAGAGTCAGGAACGGTATTCTACCTTAGCGAGAGTTTCACGGGTGGGACTCTTCCATACGGATAGCCAGGGGAAGTGTTTGTATACCAACGAACGCTGGTGCGAACTGACCGGAATTTCTCCAGAAGCAGCATTGGGAGAAGGCTGGGAAACTGCCCTTCATCCGGAGGATCGCCAACGTATCTTTGCCGAATGGTATCAAGCAGCGCAGGAGAACCGGCTGTTCCAATCAGAGTATCGATATCAGCATTCCGATGGTTCGGTGATTTGGGTATTAGGTCAGGCGGCTCCTGAAATTGGAGAAAACGGTGAGACGATCGGCTACGTTGGGACTGTTACCGATATTAGCGATCGCAAACAAATAGAAATCGCACTGCAAGAAAGCGAAATCCGACTGCGGCGCATCGTTGACTCTAATATCATTGGCATCTTTTTCGGCGATCTGAGTGGCAACATTACCGAAGCCAACGATGCCCTTCTGCACATCATCGGCTATACGCGGCAGGATTTACAGGCTGGTGAAATTTCTTGGAATCTGATGACGCCACCGGAATACATCGATCGGACTCAGCAGGCGGTTCAGGAACTCAGAGAACAGGGGGTTTGCGTTCCCTTTGAGAAAGAATTGATCCGTAAAGATGGTAGCCGCGTCTTTGTACTGATGGGGACTGCTTTGTTTGAGGGGTCTTTACAGGAGCAGGGTGTCTGCTACGTCCTCGATCTGAGTGAACGCAAGCGAGCAGAAGAAGAACGCGCCCAATTGATTCGCCAACTGGAAGCGGAGCGGGCGCAGATGGAAGCGACGATCCAGAGTATGCCAGATGCCTTATACATCGGGGATGCAACTAGGGGAATCTGGAAGTGCAACGATCTCGCCATCAAGATGCTCGGCTTTAAGAGTTCCGATGGCCTCAAGCACAACATTGCCTCGCTTGCTGAGCAGATTCAGACGCGCTATCTCGATACGGGAGAGCGTATCCCTCCGGAAGACGAAATCTTTGCCCATGCGCTGCGGGGAACTGCGAAGGTTAGCGAGGTCATCGTCCGGCAGGTAAATTCTGGGCGCGATCTCGTCGTCCGAAGTGCAGCAGCACCAATTTGGTGCAATGGGGAAATTATTGGCGCGGTTGCTGTCAATACAGATATTACCGAGGAAAAACGGGCAGAAGAAGAACGCGATCGCCTCTTCAAGCTGGAACAGGCAGCACGCGCCGAAGCGGAGTCAGCCAACCGGATCAAAGATGAATTTCTCGCCGTCCTCTCCCATGAGGTGAGAACGCCTCTCAATCCGATCCTGGGTTGGGCAAAACTCCTCCGCAGCCGCAAGTTTGATGAAAAAACCACCGCCCGCGCCTTAGAAACGATTGAGCGCAATGCCGAATTACAGTCACGGCTGATCGAGGATTTGCTAGATATTTCGCGGATTCTGCAAGGCAAACTGAGTTTAAATATTGCTCCCGTTAACTTGGTGGCAACGATTGAAGAAGCGATGGAAACAGTGCGTCTAGCGGCTGAAGTGAAATCGATTCAAATTCACTCAGCGATCGCGTCCAATCTGGGCAAGGTGTTGGGGGATGCCAATCGCTTACAGCAAGTCGTCTGGAATCTACTCTCGAACGCTGTGAAATTCACACCGATAGGAGGACAGGTAGAAATCCAACTCTCACAAGTCCCAAGTCCAGAGACTTCTGAATTCATTCAAAATTCTTATGCCCAAATCCAAGTAACGGACACGGGAAAGGGAATTCACCCAGACTTTTTACCCTTCGTGTTTGATTCTTTCCGGCAAGCTGATAGTCAAACGACACGGGTATCCGGCGGATTGGGGTTAGGATTAGCAATTGTCCACCATCTCGTAGAACTTCACGGGGGAACGGTTGCAGCAGCAAGTCTAGGAGAAGGGCGAGGGGCAACCTTTACTGTGACGCTACCCCTGATGACGGATGCGCCTCAGATAAGTCAAGAAAATCCGTCACTAGATTCCCCAAATCTTGAAGAGGTCAAGCTACTGGTTGTCGATGATGAGGTGGATACGCGGGAGTTAATCGTCTTCATACTCGAAGAGTGTGGGGCACAAGTGCGTGCCGTGGCATCGGCGGCTGAGGCGCTAGAGGTGCTGGCTCAGATGACACCAGATTTGCTGTTGAGCGACATTGGAATGCCTGAAATGGATGGCTATATGCTGATTCGCCAAATTAGAGCTAGGAGTGCAGAAGAAGGGGGAGAGATTCCAGCGATCGCGCTAACTGCTTATGCTGGTGAAACTGACCATCAGCAAATACTAAAAGCAGGCTTCCAGAAACACCTCACCAAGCCAATCGAGCCAGACGAGTTAGCGATCGCGATCGCTAGCCTGATTAGCAGCATCCCTCACTAA
- a CDS encoding pentapeptide repeat-containing protein, with translation MEVISKKAKSSANPQSELIQKKADELLKRYATGQRTFSKVTMQAGKLCISTFNLMGANLRTACLSGIVLVGANLSQADLSAIDLKGADLSKANLTGANLWKADLSGTNLSYANLSDAFLGGANLNGVNLYGANLSRANLRGADLWEVDLSGAILTQAIMPDGSIHE, from the coding sequence ATGGAAGTTATCTCTAAGAAAGCTAAATCGTCAGCGAATCCCCAGTCAGAGTTAATTCAAAAAAAAGCGGACGAACTTCTCAAACGATATGCAACCGGGCAAAGAACTTTTAGCAAGGTAACAATGCAGGCAGGTAAGCTGTGCATTTCTACGTTTAACTTGATGGGAGCCAATCTAAGAACTGCTTGTCTAAGCGGAATTGTCCTAGTTGGCGCTAACCTAAGTCAAGCTGATTTGTCTGCGATTGACTTAAAGGGAGCAGACCTCAGTAAAGCCAATTTAACTGGCGCGAACTTGTGGAAAGCAGACCTCAGCGGTACTAACCTTAGTTATGCAAATTTAAGTGACGCTTTTTTAGGCGGAGCTAACTTGAATGGAGTGAATCTATATGGAGCTAATTTAAGTCGAGCCAATCTTAGAGGAGCTGATTTGTGGGAAGTTGACTTGAGCGGAGCCATTCTGACTCAGGCAATTATGCCCGATGGCAGTATCCATGAGTGA
- a CDS encoding GH116 family glycosyl hydrolase, with amino-acid sequence MIYQRPRPEIPDCTWSRPIGLGWDKPHTVRYPSNLDDGPWHGMPLGGFGAGCIGRSSRGDFNLWHLDGGEHVFRSLPACQFSVFEQPEDSPAQAYALCTEPPEDGTLSRWLWYPSESNSAGSTGTYHALYPRSWFVYEGVFQSQLTCEQFSPIWAGNYQESSYPTGIFHWTAHNPTDKPITISIMLTWQNVVGWFTNAIQSPEVRVRDDGSPVYEYQPRWGDSTGNLNQWIVDFHRVGCLLDRVRLHDEIGEGEGQWAIATVTNPSLEVFYHGRWNPIGDGSDIWDLFACNGSLPDREDETPAAPGEQIACAIAVRFTLKPGRTRQIPFIVCWDFPVMEFSHAQKQNLGTQYYRRYTDFFGRNGKNAWSMVRTALKQDDMWKDAIREWQQPILQRQDLPNWFKMALFNELYLLCDGGTLWTAASEDDPVGQFGVLECLDYRWYESLDVRLYGSFALMMLWPKLDKAVLEAYARAISTHDETPRIIGYNQASAIRKAADATPHDLGAPNEHPWEKTNYTSYQDCNLWKDLPCDFVLQVYRDFVLTGSTDIEFLHECWVPIVKTLAYVKQFDIDEDGIPENSGAPDQTFDDWKLQGVSAYCGGLWIAALEAAIAIGEILHKSEFNSENNSPDYQFLITEYQTWLKQSRQVYQEKLWNGQYYRLDSESGSDIVMADQLCGQFYARLLRLPDLVPLECAESALKTVYNSCFLNFNRRLPPSEPETFIGAVNGVKPDGTPANPDATHPLEVWTGINFGLAAFMIQMGMKEEAFQMTEAVVQQIYDNGLQFRTPEAITAAGTFRASHYLRAMAIWAIYGVITHF; translated from the coding sequence ATGATCTACCAACGCCCTCGCCCCGAAATCCCCGATTGCACTTGGAGCCGCCCCATTGGTCTCGGCTGGGACAAACCCCATACGGTTCGCTACCCTAGTAATCTCGACGATGGCCCCTGGCATGGGATGCCCTTGGGTGGCTTTGGAGCCGGGTGCATCGGTCGTTCTTCGCGTGGTGACTTTAATTTGTGGCATTTGGATGGCGGAGAACACGTCTTCCGAAGTCTGCCTGCTTGTCAGTTCAGCGTATTTGAGCAGCCAGAAGACTCACCCGCCCAAGCTTATGCGCTGTGTACAGAACCGCCTGAGGATGGGACTTTATCTCGGTGGTTGTGGTATCCGAGCGAATCAAACTCAGCAGGCAGCACGGGAACCTATCATGCGCTGTATCCCCGCAGCTGGTTTGTCTATGAAGGGGTGTTTCAGTCTCAGTTGACGTGCGAGCAATTCTCCCCAATTTGGGCGGGTAACTATCAAGAAAGCTCTTACCCGACGGGGATCTTTCACTGGACTGCCCACAATCCTACGGATAAGCCGATCACGATTAGCATCATGCTGACGTGGCAGAATGTCGTGGGTTGGTTTACGAATGCGATTCAATCTCCGGAAGTGCGGGTGCGGGATGATGGCAGTCCGGTTTACGAGTACCAGCCGCGCTGGGGAGATAGTACCGGAAATTTAAATCAGTGGATTGTGGACTTCCACCGAGTAGGGTGTCTGCTAGATCGGGTGAGGCTGCACGATGAAATTGGAGAGGGAGAAGGACAGTGGGCGATCGCAACTGTCACAAATCCTAGTTTAGAAGTCTTCTATCACGGTCGTTGGAACCCAATTGGGGATGGCTCAGATATTTGGGATTTATTCGCTTGTAATGGTTCTTTGCCAGATCGAGAAGATGAGACTCCCGCAGCACCGGGAGAACAAATTGCTTGCGCGATCGCTGTCCGCTTTACTCTGAAACCAGGGAGAACTCGCCAAATTCCCTTCATCGTCTGCTGGGATTTTCCAGTGATGGAATTCTCCCATGCACAGAAACAAAATCTAGGCACTCAATACTACCGCCGCTACACCGATTTCTTTGGTCGCAATGGCAAAAATGCTTGGTCGATGGTTCGCACCGCTCTCAAGCAAGATGATATGTGGAAGGATGCAATTCGGGAGTGGCAACAGCCGATTTTGCAGCGTCAAGACTTGCCCAATTGGTTCAAAATGGCGCTGTTTAATGAGCTGTACTTACTTTGCGACGGCGGCACCCTCTGGACAGCGGCTTCGGAAGATGACCCCGTGGGGCAATTTGGAGTCTTAGAGTGCTTGGATTATCGCTGGTACGAAAGTCTGGACGTGCGACTTTACGGCTCATTTGCTTTGATGATGCTCTGGCCTAAACTGGACAAAGCGGTGCTAGAAGCTTATGCGCGGGCGATTTCCACCCACGACGAGACGCCCCGAATTATCGGCTATAACCAAGCCTCTGCCATTCGCAAAGCTGCCGATGCGACGCCCCACGATTTGGGTGCCCCCAACGAGCATCCTTGGGAGAAAACGAACTACACCAGCTATCAAGATTGCAACCTGTGGAAAGATTTACCTTGTGACTTTGTGTTGCAGGTTTATCGAGATTTTGTCTTAACTGGTTCCACGGATATCGAATTTTTGCACGAGTGCTGGGTGCCGATTGTGAAAACGCTTGCTTATGTCAAGCAATTTGATATCGATGAGGATGGGATTCCCGAAAATTCGGGTGCGCCCGATCAAACGTTTGATGATTGGAAGTTGCAGGGGGTTAGCGCCTACTGCGGCGGCTTGTGGATTGCGGCATTAGAGGCAGCGATCGCGATTGGTGAAATATTACACAAGTCTGAGTTTAATTCCGAAAATAATTCCCCTGATTACCAATTCCTGATTACCGAGTACCAAACTTGGCTGAAACAATCCCGGCAGGTGTATCAAGAAAAACTCTGGAACGGTCAATACTACCGGCTCGATAGCGAAAGCGGCTCTGATATCGTGATGGCAGATCAGCTATGCGGTCAGTTCTACGCTCGTTTATTAAGATTACCCGATCTCGTGCCGCTTGAGTGTGCCGAATCTGCTTTAAAAACTGTCTATAATTCTTGTTTTCTGAATTTCAATCGACGCCTCCCACCCTCCGAACCTGAAACCTTTATCGGTGCCGTTAATGGCGTCAAACCCGATGGGACACCGGCAAATCCCGACGCAACGCATCCCCTAGAGGTTTGGACTGGGATTAACTTTGGGCTGGCAGCATTCATGATCCAGATGGGAATGAAAGAGGAAGCCTTTCAGATGACGGAAGCTGTGGTGCAGCAAATTTACGACAATGGGTTACAATTCCGAACCCCGGAAGCTATCACCGCCGCCGGTACTTTTCGTGCCAGTCATTACCTGCGAGCAATGGCAATTTGGGCAATCTACGGAGTGATAACGCACTTTTAA
- a CDS encoding VWA domain-containing protein, with amino-acid sequence MSRSRRGLWLYPLFQIPLMLLGACIVVTALIWLLGLGRPPVAVAIAIDLSSSTYSTEFNAPGTVMYQEVAAVRSYLQQNTQQLRNKNQIQVLGFGGVVRSLTGDFKTDSQQVDAELTQALANPDLPQLVANNTTDINLAIQKGTEALSTIPQKRCRELLLVTDGDANVSPAIITDARNRKVRINTVVIGEGSPELRAAALATGGIYLSGQQNNLEMLFTDTFFTRFNSNLKWLILGLGAIWIALMWTLILPLDRWLLQGLIGLDRSLSGQLSLSNALFWSVLTPLIVWQLFNLLDIVVRC; translated from the coding sequence GTGAGTCGTTCTCGTCGCGGTTTGTGGTTGTATCCGTTATTCCAGATTCCGTTGATGTTGCTGGGAGCGTGTATCGTCGTGACGGCACTCATCTGGCTGTTAGGATTAGGGAGACCGCCAGTAGCAGTTGCGATCGCTATCGACCTCAGCAGCAGCACTTACAGTACAGAATTTAACGCCCCAGGTACAGTAATGTACCAAGAAGTCGCAGCGGTGCGGTCGTATTTGCAACAAAACACCCAGCAGTTGAGAAACAAAAACCAGATACAAGTTTTGGGATTTGGGGGAGTTGTGCGATCGCTTACGGGTGATTTTAAAACAGACAGTCAGCAAGTGGACGCTGAATTAACTCAAGCTTTGGCAAATCCCGATTTACCTCAACTGGTAGCGAACAATACGACAGATATTAATTTAGCGATTCAAAAAGGTACGGAAGCACTTAGCACGATTCCACAAAAACGCTGTCGAGAACTACTGTTAGTTACCGATGGCGACGCTAATGTCTCACCAGCCATCATCACCGATGCCAGGAATCGCAAAGTTAGAATTAATACAGTTGTTATAGGGGAAGGATCTCCAGAATTGCGAGCCGCAGCTTTAGCAACTGGCGGGATTTACCTGTCTGGTCAACAAAATAATCTAGAAATGCTCTTCACAGATACATTTTTTACTCGTTTCAACAGTAACCTTAAATGGCTTATTCTGGGGCTAGGGGCGATATGGATTGCTCTAATGTGGACGTTAATTTTACCCCTGGATCGGTGGCTGCTTCAAGGTTTAATCGGTCTCGATCGTTCCCTCTCTGGTCAATTATCCTTAAGTAATGCCCTATTTTGGAGCGTTTTGACCCCTTTGATTGTTTGGCAGCTATTTAATTTATTGGACATCGTTGTTAGATGTTAG